A window of Salmo trutta chromosome 17, fSalTru1.1, whole genome shotgun sequence genomic DNA:
atcaacaacattgtagttactccacaatactaacttaattgacacagtgaaaagaaggaagcctgtacagaatacaaatattccaaaacatgcatcctgtttgcaacaaggcactaaagtaatattgcaaaaatgtggcaaagcaattcactttatgtcctgaataaaatgtgttatgtttggggcaaatccaatacaacacattactgagtaccactctccatattttcaagcataatgttggctgcattatgttatgagtatgcttgtaattgttaaggactggggagtttttctggATAAAAATGAActggaatggagctaagcgcaGGAAAAATACTacaagaaaacctggttcagtctgctttcgaCCAGACAcagagattaattcacctttcagcaggaaaataacctaaaacacaaggacaaatctgtactggagttgcttaccaagaagacagtgaatgttcctgagaggcagggttacagttttgatttaaatctacttgaaaatctttggcaagacctgaaaatggatgtcaagcaatgatcaacaaccaatttgacagagcttgaataattttgaaaagaacaacgggcaaatgttgcacaatccaggtgtggaaagactcacagctgtaatcgctgccaaatgtgcttctgcAAAGTAATACTTATCCAAAtataatatttctgtatttaaattttcaataaatgaaaaacaaattctaaaacacgttttcactttgtcattatggggtattttgtgagGTGAGAAttgttttttaatcaatttgGAATTCAGcctgaaacacaacaaaatgtggaataagtcaaggggtatgaatactttctgaagtcactgtatatCTAAGGTGACAGTTGATGCTTTTAAGGCCTGTGTCCAGAAAGCGACtacacttcctgatttggccttgttttttagCTCGCTTATTAAAAAATGCTGGCAGCCATGCCTGGAGCTGAACGAGAGTTCTCACTATATAACACGACCACAAAGTCAAagggcaggtctgtctcacaGTTTTcagtagttaccacagccacaaagtcaaatagACCGCAATCACTGCAGCTGGTGGAAGAGGACTAACTCAAAATTTGTTTACCTTAGTGACGCATGGATGTTCCAAACTCCGTTTTGGaagagactgactttatgaccaaaattatcctatttccACTTTGTAGTTACttttgacactagaatacatCTTTCTGACTCATATTAATACTCTTTGgtccgttttcaaagggattggttgctttttaaaggcagtcGCTCTTTAAAACGGCATTATGTTATTTTTTGGgagacccgaccaaattcacattttgtgtcattctcattgaaagcaagtctaagaagaaGTAGATATGTTCTGTGTgccctatttctatgcttcccgttcttagtttcgtttttgtacaccagctttaaacagcagaaaataaaatatttttgcttatgaaaaaaatatttcacaagggtttagatggtacaatcattctctgctttgtttcttttgtcacataaactgaaatttggCGAACTTTTTCGAATTTCTGCGATTTCTGCATAGAACATCTTTAAGTGTTTCCATTAAGGACTTCCCTTAAGGAATAATTTCCCCTTACCTAAAGGGCTCTCCACAGTGATATCACAGTCTATGCAAACAGAGCTCCGGAGCTCCGATTGCATTGCGTTCCAAAAAATGTAGCTGCACCAAAGTACGTAGAACTACATAGAGACCTACTATGCAAAGGAACCTCCGTTAGATCCATTGCATGAGGGAATTGTTTAAGGGTTTTGAATAGAACCCCTCAAACGTTTTCCGTAAGAGCATGGTCCCAGTCGGTATTAGATTGAACATCACGGCCCCACCCGCCTGTGGGCAAAACAACCCATGGTTACCCAATTGGCTCACAACAAAAAAAGTAACAATTTTCAAAAGCAATTTtcttgtctgcttgttttagtcaattacaaaactgcatttaagaaaagtacatgtgtaaagattacttttcaacattgcctgctccaGAGGGTTCTCActagaaaaatgtaatattgtagggtttccctcatgccccttttcatgacAGTGATAGCAGCCATGTGAatgagtgagtgctagctagctaccgactggaacattaagctagccaagaccaacaacacaaacagactATACAGGTACAAGTAGTGAGAGAGTCACAAACAGACTATACTAAACGagttaaatgtcttacctgtgatgAAATGTTTAACACACACATAGCTACGTGTAGCCTACTTAAGACACCAGGTCCCCACAATTTCCCACTCTTCCACGctgaatagcctgaagccacagggctcttctcgcaGGCTCCATTTCCCTATGTGGGAGCATGAACTGTAGGTCGGGATTTTTGACCTGGTTAcatgtatcaaatcaaagtttatttgtcacgtgcgctgaatacaacaggtgtagaccttacagtgaaatgcttacttacaggctctaaccaatagtgcaaaaaaggtattaggagaacaataggtaagtaaagaaataaaaacaacagtaaaaagacagtgaaaaacagtagcaaggctataaaagtagcaaggctacatacagacaccagttactcaggctgattgaggtagtatatacatgtagatatggttaaagtgactatgcatatatgataaacagagagtagcagtagcgtaaagagtgGTTTGCGGGTGGTGGGAcccaatgcagatagcccggttagccaatgtgcgggagcaatggttggtcgggccaattgaggtagtatgaatgtatagttaaagtgactgtgcatatatgataaacagagagtagcagcagcgtaaaagaggggttggggggcgtACAATAAAAATAGTCCAGGTAGcaatttgattacctgttcaggagtcttatggcttgggggtaaaaactgttaagaagcctttttgtcctagacttggcactccggtaccgcttgccatgcggtagtagagagaacagtctatgactggggtggctggggtctttgacaatttttagggccttcctcggacactgcctggtgtagaggtcctggatggcaggcagcttagccccagtgatgtactgggccgtactcactaccctctgtagagacttGCGTTTGGAGGCCGAGCAAttaccgtaccaggcagtgatgcaaccagtcaggatgctctctatgtTGCAGCTGAATAACATGTTttatggcagcgattacagccttgagtattcttgggtatgacgctacaagcttagcacacctgtatttggggagtttctcccattcttctctgcagatcctctcaagctctgtcaggttggatggggagcgtcgctacacaactattttcaggactctccagagattgggttcaagtccaggctctgtttaggccactcaagggcattcagagacttgtcccgaagccactcttgtgttgtcttggctgtgtgcttagggtcgttgtcctgttggaaggtgaaccgtcgcccctagtctgaggtcctgagcaggttttcatcaaggatttctcatcttttccttgatcctgactagtctcccagtccctgccactgaaaaacatccccacagcatgatgctgccaccaccatgcttcaccgttgggatgatgccaggtttcctccagacgtgacacttggcattcaggccaaagagttcaatctaggtttcatcagaccagagaatcttgtttctcatggtctgagagtcgtttaggtgccttttggcaaactccaagcgggctgtcatgtggcttttactgaggagcaaccatcgggttcttggtcacctccctgaccaaggcccttctcccccgattgctcagtttggcggctagctctaggaggagtcttggtggttccaaacttctttcatttaagaatgatggagaataCTGTGTTCTTGCGCCGAGATAGGATATTGCTGCAgacattgtttggtacccttccccagaactgtgcctcggcacaatcctgtctcggcgctctacggacaattccttcgaccgcatggcttggtttttgctctgatatgcactgtcaaccgtgggaccttatatagacaggtgtgtgcctttccaaatcatgtccgacaaatttaatttactacaggtggactccaatcaagctgtagaaacatctcaaggatgatcaatggaaacaggatgcacctgagctcaattttgattattttagcataggatcttaatacttatgtaaataaggtatttctgttttttatttgtaatacatttgcaaaactttctaAGGGTGGGGATTCAGTCCGGCTTTCAACATACTCCTGAAAGTTGTAATAGTTTAACTTTCAGGAGTATGTTGAAAGCCGGACTGAATCCCCACCTTTAGAAAtgattgcaaatgtattacaataaaaaacagaaataccttatttacagggTGTAATtttgaaattgggtagtgcatcaatAGTTTTattcttgtcatgtcagtcactgCAGACCTTAGTGCattatttataacttgtcagaaatgtccggATCAACTCGCCCATGTCAGCTAGCTTTTCGTTATCCAAAGAAATGTACTCATATGGGTATAGAATATCCGTATGGATGGACCCAGTGGGAATCGGACCCACGATCATCCACGATCATGAGAGAAATTAGCATGGGAAGCAGAAAAAGTGTATGGGGGTGCTAAACACTCAACATCATTACAGGTTTTCCTACTGCTTGAATGCCTAGACGGCAGAGGGCTGTGGTGGTGCACATCGTAATGGCATGTGCTCCAGACCAGTGTAACTTAAGATCAATGTGCTTGTGCCCTGGAAAATTACAGCTTTCACAGAGTCGTGTTATCCCAGAATACATTAATAATAAAAGGGGGCAGCATCTCAATTAAAAGATGGTGGtattttctgtttttcattttctgATTAACTCATAGATTTCCGATAAATATGGTTCGTACAAGGTAAGTGGATATGCGTTTTCAGAACTGGTCATTAGCACTGCCCAGCAAGGTTCCTGGTTACCACTGATATTCTAATCCATGCAAAGGTCAGTAAGAAACTACAGGCTTAGAGGAAAAAAAGAGAAACCGAGTCTCTCACATTAGCACATGATGGTCATGTTTACACCTTCCCCTGCTGACAAAGAGGTTCACTAAAAATAGATCGTCACCCATGTTTCTGAATGAGGATGGATAGTAAGAGGGATTATTGCCggtatgcaaaaaaaaaatgtataggtgTACAAGATATTGTGAACGATGTGATATGAGCTCTGGTAAAAGGATGATATTGGACTTTCAATATTCAGTTGCCATATGAAATGCATTATTGCTTGCAACAGATGTACTCCAAGACTGCCCTTTtagataaaataaatatatggaaACAGATATTTTTAAATGGTTTAATAAAATCGCTACTCAcagaataaaattaaaataaatacaattcaagtcaataattaatacaaattatttaacttataaaGTGATAATGCTTGTTAGTGGAAGTACAACATCCCCCAGAATATAGTCTCTTTTCATAGTGGACATTTTATTGACAACTTTAAATCTCAGGGAGCGTTGGCCGAGGTCTGAGATAGCATCAAAGAAAAAGTCCTCATTGAAGATGGGGTTATGACACTTCCTGATGACTGTGCTACGCTGCTTTTGGACCTTTCCAGGCACCAGGGAGAGGCTGAAACTGCAGTTTATACTCTTGGGGTCCACCGAACGAGTATATAGCCCCTCAGCACTGATGAGCCGCACCCGCAGCCTCTGGTTATCAGGACAGTACTCTGCAGAGAGACGCAGGAGGCCATCCTTCCCTATTGGGATCAAGCTCTCCCTCATCACCCTTTCCTTGTGCAGAACCAAGTCTGTGGGGAAGATGGTAGGAGGAGCCAGACCGAAGCTTGGTGGAAGGCCCTCTACCAGCCCCTCTGACGCCCTCCTTATGACGTTGGGGCTATTGTCCGTGGAGCTGCCCTCGTCTGTCGACAGGGAGTTGTTTCTGGACACCACAGTCTTTCTGATGTttctggagagaagcctttcaTGACTCAGTGTTTTGAAGAGGGAAGACTTGGGTGGGGACCTGCTCAGCATTGGGGAGCTGAAAGGGGATGACTCAGCTGACGAGGTGGTGTCGCTGTCCAGTGTGCCCTGTCTGTTGAGGGTATAACCTCTGGGGGACAGTCTGGAGGTCAGGGTGTGGAGACtgaaggaggaaggggaggatgaCAGGACGGTGTTGGACCTGCTCCTGGGGAGCAGCAGCGGTGTGCCACAGGACCCAGGGTCATTGTGGAACAGGGACTCCTTCCTCCTGGTGTGGGGGCTCTCCAGCAGGGTACAGAAGCCGTAGCAGGTCTGGGCTTTGGCCATGTGGGGCAGGGAGAGGGCTGCCTGGCTCTGAGGGTCTGCGTTGGTGGTCTCCTCATTACAGTCATAGGGGCCCTCGTCCACACTCTCCACCTGGATGATGTGTGGACTGATGAGCTCTTGTGCTGGGGCCTCCCTCTTAGGGATCCCCCTTTCCCGCTCAAACAGGGACACTCTGATGATGGGGGCCTGGCGGCTCTGCTCTTTACCCTTCGCCTCCTGTAAGGGTGGGATCTTAGGAGGGATGCAGAACTCTGGGATAGTGTCTGGGGTGATGACGTTAGGACACAGGGAAAGTCTCTTGTGTTTGTCAACTTTCTCTCCAAACATGTCTCCGATCCTGAAGCTATATTCCGTTAAGTGGAGAGGCAGGTTGGGTCTCTCCGCGGACACACGGATCTTCTCCACCACCCACATTAGTTCTTCGACAGGGCTTGGCAACTGCAAAAGGAAAAGGAAATCCTCATTAGATAACAGAAATGGACCCAAATCACAGgcaatcaaaacatattttttttaaaaagcaaaCAAGTTAAATACTTTTTATAAACACAAATCCAACTTTATATTAAAAGCATTGAGAAAAGGTAAATATTGAAGTTAAGCTTACCTTTTGTGAATGAGATGTGATCAAATCCAACACTGTGTCCTTACAGACAGGCTTGTGAGATAGATATTTATTGTAATAGTAAAGGTCTTATGAGCAATAGCTGAGGCTCTCCATAAGTAGCAGGCTCAGGCTCTCTCTTGTTAAGACCAGCTCCTCTGTAAGCGACTGACAGAGAGCTGCAGGCTGTTTAAATATGGCCGGGTGATGGGGAGGAGACCAGGATGACTTCCACACACCCTTCAGTGCTCGGACaagaacctccctctctctttggtCACCCGTTTCCATGGAGACACCCAAGCCACAACAGTAGGGGGAAAGGCCAACTGAACTACTTTCAAATTGAACACATGTATTTGACCAAAGGAATACATGTTAATTGTTTGTTTGATTTCCATTTATGGAGATGAGCGAGGAAATGTAACTTTGGGTTGTTCACACAAATAAAGTGAAATTGTAAGATTATGGCTGAGGCCTTTTGGTGAATTTTGTTGAATAGAATAGGAGTCAAACCTCTCTACATCAATGAATTACAGGAATAAACTATTGCTTGCTTAAGACACTTTAATATTTGCTTGATTTATTATTGACGTCAATACCAGGTCATTAAGTCAAGTGAATCTTTGTCCATTTATGTTGCTGAGAATATTTGTTAAATCCACATACGTGTCCCTTTCATATCAATACTAAAGAACTGAGTCACTATAAAAATAGCCTAAGTGTATAGATGTTGCAAAGCCACACACTGAAATCACAATATCCGACAGGTTTGTTTG
This region includes:
- the LOC115151310 gene encoding C2 calcium-dependent domain-containing protein 4C, yielding MWVVEKIRVSAERPNLPLHLTEYSFRIGDMFGEKVDKHKRLSLCPNVITPDTIPEFCIPPKIPPLQEAKGKEQSRQAPIIRVSLFERERGIPKREAPAQELISPHIIQVESVDEGPYDCNEETTNADPQSQAALSLPHMAKAQTCYGFCTLLESPHTRRKESLFHNDPGSCGTPLLLPRSRSNTVLSSSPSSFSLHTLTSRLSPRGYTLNRQGTLDSDTTSSAESSPFSSPMLSRSPPKSSLFKTLSHERLLSRNIRKTVVSRNNSLSTDEGSSTDNSPNVIRRASEGLVEGLPPSFGLAPPTIFPTDLVLHKERVMRESLIPIGKDGLLRLSAEYCPDNQRLRVRLISAEGLYTRSVDPKSINCSFSLSLVPGKVQKQRSTVIRKCHNPIFNEDFFFDAISDLGQRSLRFKVVNKMSTMKRDYILGDVVLPLTSIITL